A part of Onthophagus taurus isolate NC chromosome 7, IU_Otau_3.0, whole genome shotgun sequence genomic DNA contains:
- the LOC111425735 gene encoding probable cytochrome P450 6a20: MEFLIITLLTFVYMVYYYYKKSFQYWEKKGVAQIKPSFPFGNIENPITSKGGTVMNLADLHQQFKANGEKIGGIYAGCSPMILIIDPEWLKLIVSKDFKYFNSHAAIFDEKVEPLEAHLFNLEGARWREMRVKVTPTFTSGKMKTMFNTLLECGVQLEEFIETSHKNKKDLDIKEILACFTTDVIGSCAFGLECNSFKNPKAEFRSYGRKLFESSLKFRIRNILTMISPSIVKSLKLHFTDKCSSKFFRAFIKDSFKYRKSKNVTRNDFMQLLINMENPIDELAAQGFFFFLAGFETASTTMSFCLYELAHHQNVQDKLRNEINEIIKKNDGKLSYHAMMEMKYMDQIINETLRMYPPIHTLPRLCTQNYTLPNGAIIEKGTPVFTSLLALQRDEDYFPEPNKFNPDRFSKKNKRHITPFTFLPFGEGPRICVGLRFGMMQTRVGLSLFLKNYKVAPHESTRYPMQFDNQSAILSPKGKIILKHEKLKFD, translated from the exons atggaatttttaataattactttattaacatttgtgtatatggtgtattattattacaaaaaatcgtttcaatATTGGGAGAAGAAAGGTGTTGCTCAAATCAAACCAAGTTTTCCTTTTGGGAATATTGAAAATCCGATTACAAGTAAAGGAGGAACCGTCATGAATTTAGCCGATTTACACcaacaatttaaagcaaacggAGAAAAAATCGGCGGGATTTATGCAGGTTGTTCCCCAATGATTTTAATCATCGACCCAGAATGGCTAAAACTCATCGTaagtaaagattttaaatactttaataGCCACGCTGCGATATTCGACGAAAAAGTCGAACCGTTAGAGGCGcatctttttaatttagaagGTGCTCGATGGAGGGAAATGAGGGTCAAAGTTACCCCAACGTTTACTTCGGGGAAAATGAAAACGATGTTCAACACTTTATTAGAATGCGGGGTTCAACTTgaagaatttattgaaacttcccataaaaacaaaaaagatttagacaTCAAAGAAATTTTAGCCTGCTTCACCACCGATGTAATCGGATCTTGCGCTTTTGGATTGGAATGCAATAGCTTTAAAAATCCTAAAGCTGAATTTAGAAGTTATGGCAGAAAATTGTTTGAGTCTAGCCTCAAATTTCGAATAAGAAACATCCTCACGATGATCTCTCCCTCAATTGttaaaagcttaaagcttcATTTCACCGATAAGTGTTCATCGAAATTCTTCCGTGCATTTATAAAAGattcatttaaatatagaaaatcgaaaaatgtaaCAAGAAACGATTTCATgcaacttttaattaacatGGAAAACCCCATTGATGAGTTAGCCGCACaaggtttctttttctttttggctGGATTCGAAACAGCTTCAACCACGATGAGTTTTTGTTTGTACGAGTTAGCTCATCATCAAAATGTCCAAGATAAACTTCGAaacgaaattaatgaaattattaaaaaaaatgatggaaAATTGAGTTATCATGCAATGATGGAAATGAAATATATGGACCAAATCATAAATGAAACTTTAAGAATGTACCCCCCGATTCATACCCTCCCAAGACTTTGCACTCAAAATTACACCCTTCCAAATGGGGCAATTATAGAAAAAGGTACCCCTGTTTTCACGAGTTTATTAGCTTTGCAAAGAGATGAGGATTATTTCCCGGaaccaaataaatttaatccgGATCGATtttctaagaaaaataaacgacATATCACTCCATTTACTTTTCTTCCGTTCGGTGAAGGACCTAGAATTTGTGTTG GTCTTCGATTTGGGATGATGCAAACAAGAGTTGggttaagtttatttttgaaaaattataaagtggCTCCTCATGAATCCACGAGATATCCCATGCAGTTTGATAATCAGTCAGcaattttatctccaaaaggGAAGATTATACTAAAacatgaaaaattgaaatttgattga